A genome region from Bombilactobacillus bombi includes the following:
- a CDS encoding C40 family peptidase — protein MNLRLSLPILAALGVCVGLTSVSTTTVFAQDIVVSHQENPEIAVTDKTVKTAEPIVVNAAAFAPQSAPVTTLAPVQTTTTTTTIFSNIDFEDVAADFSATDLTQTAQKYLGVPYVWGGSTPNGFDCSGLVQYTARENGINLPRTSQQQSTYGTYVPLSQIKPGDLLFWGDVGTAEHVAIYLGNGQYIHAPAPGQNVKVGKLQWFTPSFGRRLNNN, from the coding sequence ATGAATTTGAGATTATCTTTACCAATATTAGCAGCTTTAGGCGTCTGTGTGGGATTAACGTCTGTATCAACTACCACTGTATTTGCACAAGATATTGTTGTCAGTCATCAAGAAAATCCTGAAATAGCTGTAACTGATAAAACAGTGAAAACTGCAGAACCAATTGTTGTTAATGCAGCAGCATTTGCGCCACAGTCTGCACCTGTTACAACGCTGGCACCTGTTCAAACTACTACAACCACAACGACTATCTTTTCTAATATAGATTTTGAAGATGTAGCGGCCGATTTTTCAGCAACTGATTTAACTCAGACAGCGCAAAAATATTTAGGGGTACCATATGTTTGGGGCGGAAGCACACCTAATGGTTTTGACTGTTCAGGTTTAGTGCAGTATACTGCTCGCGAAAATGGTATTAATTTGCCGCGTACTTCACAGCAACAAAGTACTTATGGTACTTATGTACCATTATCACAGATTAAACCCGGAGATTTATTGTTTTGGGGAGATGTAGGAACGGCTGAGCATGTTGCAATTTATTTAGGCAATGGTCAATATATCCATGCTCCAGCACCTGGTCAAAACGTAAAAGTAGGTAAGTTACAATGGTTTACTCCTTCTTTTGGCCGACGTTTAAATAACAACTAA
- a CDS encoding iron-containing alcohol dehydrogenase, translated as MKENFDFLMPSVNFFGKGVIKKIGNRAQMLNMHKPLIVTDKFLRKMDNGPVEQTLNSLKEAKVDYVIYDGVEPNPKVRNIEAAKKIYLDNNCDSIITVGGGSSHDAGKGTGIILTNGDDITKLAGIETLENPLPPLMAVNTTAGTASELTRHCVITNEETKLKFVVVSWRNVPLVSFNDPMLMLDVPVGLTAATGMDTFVQAIEPYVSTNRNEITDGQCVQAIKLVEESLREVVANGHNIEARTKMVEAEMLGGMAFNNADLGYVHAMAHQLGGQYDAPHGVCCAILLPIVEKYNIIACPERFAQLAEIMGEDTTGLSTRDAAELSIKAMRQMCDDVHIPRSIKSMGAKPEDFELMAENALKDGNAPSNPRKGTKEEIVQLFQEAYDAE; from the coding sequence ATGAAAGAAAATTTTGATTTTTTAATGCCTAGTGTGAACTTTTTTGGTAAAGGTGTTATCAAAAAAATCGGTAACAGAGCCCAAATGCTTAATATGCATAAGCCGTTAATTGTTACTGATAAATTTTTACGAAAAATGGATAATGGTCCTGTTGAACAAACTTTAAATTCCTTAAAGGAAGCTAAAGTTGATTATGTTATTTATGATGGTGTTGAACCTAACCCTAAAGTACGGAATATTGAAGCCGCTAAAAAAATTTATTTAGATAATAATTGTGACAGTATTATCACTGTTGGTGGTGGCTCATCTCACGATGCTGGTAAAGGTACAGGTATTATCCTTACTAATGGTGACGATATTACTAAATTGGCTGGCATTGAAACTCTTGAAAATCCCCTGCCACCGCTCATGGCTGTTAATACAACTGCTGGAACCGCTTCCGAATTAACTCGCCATTGTGTTATTACTAATGAAGAAACTAAACTTAAATTTGTTGTCGTCTCTTGGCGTAACGTACCATTAGTATCATTTAATGATCCAATGTTAATGTTAGATGTTCCTGTAGGACTCACAGCAGCAACGGGGATGGATACCTTTGTACAAGCTATTGAACCTTACGTATCTACTAATCGTAACGAAATTACTGATGGTCAATGTGTTCAAGCTATTAAATTAGTAGAAGAAAGTCTTCGCGAAGTAGTTGCTAATGGTCATAATATTGAAGCTCGTACCAAAATGGTTGAAGCCGAAATGTTAGGTGGCATGGCTTTTAATAATGCTGATTTAGGTTATGTTCATGCCATGGCTCATCAATTAGGCGGTCAATACGATGCTCCCCATGGCGTATGTTGTGCTATTTTATTACCTATCGTGGAAAAATATAACATTATTGCTTGTCCTGAAAGATTTGCACAGTTAGCTGAGATTATGGGTGAAGATACAACAGGACTTTCAACTCGTGATGCTGCTGAATTATCCATTAAAGCAATGCGTCAAATGTGTGATGATGTTCATATTCCTCGTAGTATTAAATCAATGGGAGCTAAACCGGAGGATTTTGAATTAATGGCAGAAAATGCTCTCAAAGATGGTAATGCTCCTTCTAATCCTCGTAAAGGTACTAAAGAAGAAATTGTTCAACTATTCCAAGAAGCATATGATGCTGAATAA
- a CDS encoding acetate/propionate family kinase translates to MKRKVLVVNSGSSTLKFKLFALPEEEVIVKGMVDRLGLDHSVFEITYQGQKHTQEIPINSHVQAVEILIKQLLDLNVINDVQDISGIGHRVVSGGPYFDDSTLLNEQSLSKLSQIDEYAPLHNPAERKGIEAFAQMLPEVPQVAVFDTTFHKKLPKMNQVYSIPKEYDEKFGAHRYGAHGTSHDYVSHKAAEFLDIPYSQQKMISLHMGSGVSVTAIKDGHSFDTSMGFTPISGVTMSSRAGDIDISLVAFLMEKLQINDIHEMIDILNNESGLKGISGISPDMRDLISAKDSNPDAKLAIEVFINRIVKYIGSYIAEMHGIDVMIFTAGMGENNPVIRQAIMDNFNFLGMKVDQAANENGKGIRQISAPDSKITALVVPTDEELMIVHEFERLVK, encoded by the coding sequence ATGAAGCGGAAGGTTTTAGTAGTAAATTCGGGTAGTTCTACCTTAAAATTCAAACTATTTGCTTTGCCTGAAGAAGAAGTGATTGTTAAAGGGATGGTTGACCGACTGGGGTTGGATCATTCAGTTTTTGAAATTACTTATCAAGGACAAAAACATACACAAGAAATTCCTATTAACAGTCATGTCCAAGCTGTAGAAATTCTAATTAAACAACTATTAGATTTAAATGTTATTAACGACGTTCAAGATATTTCAGGAATTGGTCATCGAGTAGTTTCTGGGGGACCATATTTTGATGATTCAACTTTGTTAAATGAGCAAAGTTTATCTAAGCTATCTCAAATTGATGAGTATGCACCATTGCATAATCCCGCAGAAAGAAAGGGTATTGAGGCATTTGCGCAAATGCTTCCTGAAGTTCCACAAGTTGCAGTCTTTGATACAACTTTCCACAAAAAATTACCTAAAATGAATCAAGTATATTCAATACCGAAAGAATATGATGAAAAATTTGGTGCTCATCGTTATGGTGCCCATGGTACTAGTCATGATTATGTTTCCCATAAGGCAGCTGAATTTTTAGACATTCCTTATAGCCAACAAAAAATGATTAGCTTGCATATGGGCAGTGGCGTATCTGTAACCGCTATTAAGGATGGACATTCTTTTGATACTTCAATGGGATTTACACCAATTTCAGGAGTAACGATGAGTTCACGTGCTGGCGATATTGATATTTCGTTAGTTGCATTTTTAATGGAAAAATTACAGATTAATGATATTCACGAAATGATCGATATTCTGAATAATGAATCAGGATTAAAGGGAATATCTGGTATTTCTCCTGATATGCGGGATTTGATTTCCGCAAAGGATAGTAATCCTGATGCTAAGTTAGCTATTGAAGTCTTTATTAATCGAATCGTTAAATATATAGGTTCGTATATTGCTGAAATGCACGGTATAGATGTTATGATTTTTACAGCTGGGATGGGAGAAAATAATCCCGTTATTCGACAAGCAATTATGGATAATTTTAACTTCTTAGGTATGAAAGTAGATCAAGCAGCTAATGAAAATGGCAAAGGTATCCGTCAAATTTCCGCTCCAGATTCAAAAATTACAGCTTTAGTAGTTCCCACCGATGAAGAATTAATGATCGTTCATGAATTTGAACGTTTAGTTAAGTAA
- a CDS encoding class I SAM-dependent methyltransferase — protein MAQIKKPLNQIFGFIDQTTEELRKILNISYREALSENIFNILEQKTYVEDGYPTREQAQQLDQKYQNFNLNDYSLLDIKRALEFAVIKAQKIDQLDVNLLMTPDVIGTLSSLVIAEVFRNYPRKTLETMDSTVGTGNLLIETNLELKKSTTLGLSMHGIDNDHNSLELAAAIGNALKSEIDLYHQDAVADWIVSDYDLILADLPVGYYPLDENTLNFQTKAQSGHSYAHHLIMEQSMKNVHAGGIGIFIVPSQIFQTDQASTLAHWLVNSVYLQAVLSLPQSLFTSEAAEKSLVVLQRHGANAKQTKEVLMGQIPNLSDTSDIIKFKNQLQNWSQKTFDWEK, from the coding sequence ATGGCTCAAATAAAAAAGCCGTTGAACCAAATATTTGGTTTTATTGATCAAACGACTGAAGAATTGCGAAAGATTTTAAATATTTCTTATCGAGAAGCTTTATCGGAAAATATTTTTAATATTCTGGAACAAAAAACTTATGTTGAAGACGGCTATCCTACTAGAGAACAAGCCCAACAGCTAGATCAAAAATATCAAAATTTTAATTTGAATGATTATTCTTTGTTAGATATAAAGCGTGCTTTAGAGTTTGCCGTTATCAAAGCGCAAAAGATTGATCAATTAGATGTAAACTTGTTGATGACACCGGATGTAATCGGAACTTTAAGTTCACTGGTGATAGCAGAAGTGTTTCGTAACTATCCGCGCAAAACTTTGGAAACAATGGATTCCACAGTAGGCACAGGTAATTTATTAATTGAAACCAACTTAGAATTGAAAAAAAGTACCACTTTGGGTTTGTCGATGCATGGCATTGATAATGATCATAATTCATTAGAACTGGCTGCTGCTATTGGAAACGCCTTAAAAAGTGAAATCGATTTATATCATCAAGATGCAGTTGCTGATTGGATTGTCAGCGATTATGATTTGATTTTGGCAGATTTACCAGTAGGTTATTATCCACTTGATGAAAATACTTTAAATTTTCAAACTAAAGCTCAATCTGGTCATTCTTACGCTCATCACCTGATTATGGAACAATCAATGAAAAATGTGCACGCAGGAGGTATTGGCATATTTATTGTGCCTTCCCAAATTTTTCAAACTGATCAAGCATCAACTTTAGCACATTGGTTAGTAAATTCAGTATATTTGCAAGCCGTGTTAAGCTTGCCACAATCTTTATTTACAAGTGAAGCTGCCGAAAAATCATTGGTTGTTTTACAACGCCACGGCGCAAACGCCAAACAAACCAAAGAGGTATTAATGGGACAAATCCCCAATCTAAGCGATACCAGTGATATAATTAAGTTTAAGAACCAATTACAAAATTGGAGTCAAAAAACATTTGATTGGGAGAAATGA
- a CDS encoding ComGF family competence protein — translation MVFLINSYHNNNKHLFQNESSWAISMLRLEQLTADASLIKADNKTIEFESGANYKFPHKIYHLQVYHNMLRVTGKTEGHMPLLLNQQNINFITKGHTVQINAIDQFQRKWEYYLDFQ, via the coding sequence ATGGTCTTTTTAATTAATTCCTATCATAATAATAACAAACACCTATTTCAAAATGAAAGCAGCTGGGCTATTTCCATGTTGCGCTTGGAACAATTAACAGCAGATGCTTCTTTAATTAAAGCAGATAATAAAACGATTGAATTTGAATCAGGTGCTAATTATAAATTTCCTCATAAGATATATCATTTACAGGTTTATCACAATATGTTGCGGGTTACAGGAAAGACAGAAGGACATATGCCCTTATTGTTAAATCAACAAAATATTAACTTCATAACTAAAGGACATACTGTGCAAATAAATGCTATTGACCAATTCCAAAGAAAGTGGGAATATTATCTTGACTTTCAATAA
- the comGC gene encoding competence type IV pilus major pilin ComGC: MLKTKHSAFTLIEMVIVLFIISLLLLIIIPNVNQQKKSAENKTNAAFRTTLQTQVDMYDGQNPSWEILEKEHYLSESQAKKAVKDGYKINDGNVVAPNK, encoded by the coding sequence TTGCTTAAAACTAAACATTCTGCCTTTACATTAATTGAAATGGTTATTGTTTTATTTATTATTTCTTTATTATTGTTAATTATTATTCCTAATGTGAATCAACAAAAAAAATCTGCCGAAAATAAAACAAATGCTGCTTTTAGAACTACCTTACAAACTCAAGTAGATATGTACGATGGTCAAAATCCAAGTTGGGAAATTCTAGAAAAAGAACATTACTTATCTGAATCACAAGCCAAAAAGGCCGTTAAAGATGGTTATAAGATTAATGATGGTAATGTGGTGGCACCAAATAAATAA